Proteins from a genomic interval of Caulobacter sp. NIBR1757:
- a CDS encoding P-II family nitrogen regulator has protein sequence MKLIIAVVKPFKLDEVREALVAAGVEGMTVSEVKGYGRQKGQTEIYRGAEYQVNFVPKVKVEVAVDDSAAGKAVEAIKAAAATGKIGDGKIFVLNLEDAVRIRTGESGASAL, from the coding sequence ATGAAACTGATCATAGCGGTGGTCAAACCCTTCAAGCTGGACGAGGTGCGTGAAGCCCTGGTCGCGGCTGGCGTCGAGGGGATGACCGTCTCCGAGGTGAAGGGCTACGGCCGGCAGAAGGGCCAGACCGAGATTTACCGGGGCGCCGAGTACCAGGTGAACTTCGTGCCCAAGGTGAAGGTCGAGGTGGCGGTCGACGACAGCGCCGCCGGCAAGGCCGTGGAGGCCATCAAGGCCGCCGCCGCCACCGGCAAGATCGGCGACGGCAAGATCTTCGTCCTCAACCTCGAGGACGCGGTGCGGATCCGCACCGGCGAATCCGGCGCCTCGGCGCTGTGA
- a CDS encoding ammonium transporter has product MKSLKFGRLAGLMLAAAIAGAPMAAPAFAQEAAPAAAEAAPAAPAAEAPAPAPEVAAPAAAEEAAPTPDKGDTTWMMVSMVLVLLMIVPGLALFYGGLVRSKNMLSMLVQVTTVACIGIIAWVFWGYSLAFTDGGGLNAFVGGLSKVGLKGAIFGADGTFTNVETFSKGVVIPELIFVAFQATFAAITAALVLGGVAERMKFMAVVVFAVLWPILSYYPMAHMVWWWAGATSAFGMDPAELTKGAGLLWGWGALDFAGGTVVHINAGIAALMGCLILGKRTGYQKEPMQPHSLTLTMVGAGLLWVGWFGFNAGSNLEANGYAGLALINTLVATAAAGVSWLIVEQVTRGKASGLGLASGIVAGLVAVTPAAGFAGPVGSIILGLIVSPICVFFCSVVKNALKYDDSLDAFGIHAVGGIVGAIATGILVNPAFGGAGLVDFTKAAAAEYNMGVQVMAQVKAVGVAVVWSAIASTIVFVLIKFTFGLRVSAETEEDGLDIAEHGERAYH; this is encoded by the coding sequence ATGAAATCACTCAAGTTCGGCAGGTTGGCGGGGCTGATGCTCGCCGCCGCCATCGCCGGGGCGCCGATGGCCGCTCCGGCCTTCGCCCAGGAGGCCGCGCCGGCCGCCGCCGAAGCCGCTCCCGCGGCCCCGGCCGCCGAGGCCCCCGCCCCGGCTCCCGAAGTCGCGGCCCCCGCCGCCGCCGAGGAAGCGGCGCCGACGCCCGACAAGGGCGACACCACCTGGATGATGGTCTCCATGGTGCTGGTGCTGCTGATGATCGTGCCGGGTCTGGCGCTGTTCTACGGCGGCCTGGTGCGCTCCAAGAACATGCTCTCCATGCTGGTCCAGGTGACCACCGTGGCCTGCATCGGCATCATCGCCTGGGTGTTCTGGGGCTACAGCCTGGCCTTCACCGACGGCGGCGGACTGAACGCCTTCGTCGGCGGCCTCAGCAAGGTCGGCCTCAAGGGGGCGATCTTCGGCGCCGACGGGACCTTCACCAATGTGGAGACCTTCTCCAAGGGCGTGGTCATCCCCGAGCTGATCTTCGTGGCCTTCCAGGCAACCTTCGCGGCCATCACCGCCGCCCTGGTGCTCGGCGGCGTCGCCGAGCGCATGAAGTTCATGGCCGTGGTGGTGTTCGCCGTCCTGTGGCCGATCCTCAGCTACTACCCGATGGCCCACATGGTCTGGTGGTGGGCGGGCGCCACCTCGGCGTTCGGCATGGATCCTGCGGAACTGACCAAGGGGGCTGGCCTGCTCTGGGGCTGGGGCGCCCTGGACTTCGCCGGCGGCACCGTGGTGCACATCAACGCCGGTATCGCCGCCCTGATGGGCTGCCTGATCCTCGGCAAGCGGACGGGCTACCAGAAGGAGCCGATGCAACCCCACTCGCTCACCCTGACCATGGTCGGCGCGGGTCTGCTGTGGGTCGGCTGGTTCGGCTTCAACGCCGGCTCCAACCTGGAAGCCAACGGCTACGCGGGCCTCGCCCTGATCAACACCCTGGTGGCCACCGCCGCGGCGGGCGTCAGCTGGCTGATCGTCGAGCAGGTCACCCGCGGCAAGGCGTCCGGCCTGGGCCTGGCGTCCGGCATCGTCGCCGGCCTGGTGGCGGTCACCCCGGCCGCCGGCTTCGCCGGTCCGGTGGGCTCGATCATTCTCGGCCTGATCGTCTCGCCGATCTGCGTCTTCTTCTGCTCGGTCGTGAAGAACGCGCTGAAGTATGACGACAGCCTTGACGCCTTCGGCATCCACGCCGTCGGCGGCATCGTCGGCGCCATCGCCACCGGCATCCTGGTCAACCCGGCCTTCGGGGGCGCCGGCCTGGTGGACTTCACCAAGGCCGCGGCCGCCGAATACAACATGGGCGTCCAGGTGATGGCCCAGGTGAAGGCCGTCGGCGTCGCCGTGGTCTGGTCGGCCATCGCCTCGACCATCGTCTTCGTCCTGATCAAGTTCACCTTCGGCCTGCGCGTCAGCGCGGAAACCGAAGAGGACGGCCTGGACATCGCCGAGCACGGGGAGCGGGCCTACCACTAG